In one Gemmatimonadota bacterium genomic region, the following are encoded:
- a CDS encoding efflux RND transporter permease subunit, with the protein MNRRPPSGGDSLLGKVVGACLTNRLPLFLAVAGIVLWGYSAAPFDWNLGGIPRDPVPVDAIPDLGENQQIVFTDWPGRSPRDVEDQVTYPLTVSLLGLPGVKTVRSFSFFGFSSVYVIFEEGVDFYWSRSRILEKLASLPRGTLPEDVRPALGPDATGLGQVYWYTLEGRDEEGNPAGGWGLEELRSIQDFLVRYALASADGVSEVASVGGHVREYQIDVDPDAMRSRGIALQDVFRAVKRSNVDVGARTIEVNRVEYVVRGTGLLQDIPEIESTVVKSVGNVPVTIADIARVTTGPAMRRGALDKNGAEAVGGVVVVRTGENPMEVISNIHRKVEEISPGLPSKTLPDGTVSHVTIVPFYDRTGLIHETLGTLGTALEEEALVTIVVVMVMVAHLATSLLVSLVLPLAVLLAFIAMRVGGVDANIVALSGIAIAIGTIVDVGIVIAENILRRLREAEPDEDRVAVIRSATSEVGSAVLTAVFTTVAGFLPVFAMEGPEGKLFRPLAWTKTATLIASIVVALTVLPAIARTLHARRKPVRGAKWLPAAAALLAGVLVARGVSVTAGSLLVLAGGVGLFRDRLPARLRTRAGGTVNAMVVAAVVVLLAGRWLPLGPEPGFARNLVFVAALLFGWLGLFRAFARHYESVLRWCLGHKAYFLAAPVFLVLLGATIWRGWEGTAGIIPSGMNRLHLPGDTLRETRLWRSAIEAFPGLGREFMPDLDEGSFLYMPTTMPHASIGEAMDVLAKLDLAISAVPEVESAVGKIGRVESALDPAPVSMVEMVVNLKSEYATDAAGTRLRFRWDDEAAEFARDERGELVPDPRGRVFRQWRDDTHSSGDIWDAIVAAGRIPGTTSAPRLQPIAARIVMLQSGMRAPMGIKIRGPDLETLERVGLDLERILQTVPGVEPATVLADRMVGKPYLEINVDREAIARHGILVRDVQDVIEVAVGGRRATTMIEGRERYAVRIRYLRELRDTIESLGRILVPTPSGAHIPLEELSDMVYVRGPQVIKSEETFLVAYVTFDKKAGLAEIDVVEEARTRLAVAVESGELIVPAGVSWTFAGNYENQIRSEKKLRVILPIALGIIFLLLHFQFRSMATTALVFSGVLVAWSGGFLMIWLYGRPEFLDFSVFGVSMRDLFQIHPINLSVAVWVGFLALFGIATDDGVIMSTYLTSEFRREPPKTPEEVRDATVRAGLRRIRPCLMTAATTILALLPVLTSTGRGADVMIPMAIPSFGGMTVQLITLLIVPTVWCWMHERKLRRSFPAPEGEVE; encoded by the coding sequence ATGAACCGGCGACCGCCATCCGGCGGCGACTCCCTGCTGGGGAAAGTCGTCGGGGCCTGTCTCACCAACCGCCTGCCACTGTTCCTTGCGGTCGCGGGGATCGTGCTGTGGGGATACTCGGCCGCGCCCTTCGACTGGAACCTGGGTGGAATCCCGCGTGACCCGGTTCCGGTGGACGCCATTCCCGACCTGGGGGAGAACCAGCAGATCGTCTTCACCGACTGGCCCGGGCGTTCCCCGCGCGATGTCGAGGACCAGGTCACCTATCCGCTGACCGTTTCACTCCTCGGGCTTCCCGGCGTGAAGACGGTGCGGAGTTTCTCCTTCTTCGGGTTCTCTTCCGTCTATGTCATCTTCGAGGAGGGCGTGGACTTCTACTGGTCCCGCTCCCGGATTCTGGAGAAGCTCGCCAGCCTGCCTCGCGGAACACTGCCCGAAGATGTTCGCCCCGCACTCGGCCCGGACGCGACCGGGCTTGGACAGGTCTACTGGTACACGCTGGAAGGCCGCGACGAGGAAGGCAACCCGGCGGGAGGCTGGGGGCTGGAGGAGTTGCGTTCGATCCAGGACTTCCTCGTGCGGTACGCGCTGGCCTCTGCCGACGGTGTCTCCGAGGTCGCGTCCGTCGGAGGCCATGTCCGCGAATACCAGATCGATGTGGACCCCGACGCCATGCGCTCGCGGGGGATTGCGCTTCAGGATGTGTTTCGTGCGGTGAAGCGGTCGAATGTGGATGTCGGTGCGCGGACGATCGAAGTGAATCGCGTCGAGTATGTGGTCCGGGGTACGGGCCTCCTGCAGGACATTCCCGAAATCGAATCCACGGTCGTCAAGTCGGTCGGGAATGTCCCCGTCACGATCGCCGACATCGCACGCGTGACGACCGGCCCGGCCATGCGTCGGGGTGCGCTCGACAAGAACGGTGCGGAGGCGGTCGGCGGGGTGGTGGTGGTTCGGACCGGCGAAAACCCGATGGAGGTCATCTCGAACATCCATCGGAAGGTCGAGGAGATCTCTCCGGGACTTCCATCGAAGACATTGCCCGACGGCACGGTCTCTCATGTGACGATCGTGCCCTTCTACGACCGCACGGGACTCATTCACGAAACGCTCGGCACGCTCGGGACCGCGCTCGAGGAAGAAGCACTGGTCACGATTGTCGTCGTTATGGTGATGGTCGCGCATCTGGCGACTTCGCTGCTGGTGTCGCTGGTGCTTCCGCTGGCGGTGCTTCTGGCATTCATCGCGATGAGAGTCGGCGGCGTGGACGCGAACATCGTGGCGCTCTCCGGGATTGCGATCGCCATCGGGACGATCGTGGATGTCGGGATCGTCATTGCGGAGAACATTCTGCGGCGTCTCCGTGAAGCGGAGCCGGATGAGGACCGGGTTGCCGTCATTCGCTCGGCGACCAGTGAGGTCGGGAGTGCGGTTCTCACGGCGGTGTTCACTACCGTGGCCGGGTTCCTGCCCGTCTTCGCGATGGAAGGCCCGGAGGGGAAGCTCTTCCGGCCGCTTGCGTGGACGAAAACCGCGACGCTGATCGCGTCCATTGTCGTGGCGTTGACGGTACTGCCGGCGATCGCGCGTACGCTTCATGCGAGAAGGAAACCGGTGCGCGGCGCGAAGTGGCTGCCCGCGGCGGCGGCGCTCCTCGCGGGAGTTCTTGTGGCGCGGGGAGTGTCCGTGACCGCCGGGTCGCTTCTGGTGCTTGCCGGCGGCGTGGGGCTGTTCAGGGACCGACTCCCCGCCCGCCTCCGGACCCGCGCGGGAGGGACCGTCAACGCGATGGTGGTGGCCGCGGTCGTCGTGCTTCTCGCGGGGCGATGGCTGCCGCTTGGACCCGAGCCGGGCTTCGCGCGGAATCTGGTGTTCGTGGCGGCGCTTCTCTTCGGCTGGCTTGGTCTTTTCCGCGCATTCGCACGGCACTACGAGTCCGTCCTGCGGTGGTGTCTCGGCCACAAGGCGTACTTCCTGGCGGCGCCCGTGTTTCTGGTGCTGCTGGGCGCGACCATCTGGCGCGGCTGGGAAGGGACGGCGGGGATCATCCCGTCCGGGATGAACCGCCTTCACCTTCCGGGTGACACGCTTCGAGAAACCCGCCTCTGGCGATCCGCAATCGAGGCGTTCCCGGGGCTGGGCCGCGAGTTCATGCCCGACCTCGACGAGGGGTCCTTCCTCTACATGCCGACCACCATGCCGCACGCTTCGATCGGCGAAGCGATGGATGTGCTGGCGAAGCTCGATCTTGCGATCTCCGCCGTCCCGGAGGTGGAGTCCGCGGTGGGGAAGATCGGACGCGTGGAGAGCGCGCTGGATCCGGCGCCGGTGTCCATGGTGGAGATGGTCGTCAATCTGAAGTCGGAATACGCAACGGATGCCGCCGGAACGCGTCTTCGCTTTCGCTGGGATGACGAAGCAGCGGAGTTCGCGCGGGACGAGCGTGGAGAACTTGTGCCGGATCCACGCGGACGGGTCTTCCGCCAGTGGCGGGATGATACTCATTCCTCCGGCGACATCTGGGACGCCATCGTCGCGGCCGGGCGGATTCCCGGGACGACCTCCGCGCCCCGGCTCCAGCCGATCGCCGCCCGGATTGTCATGTTGCAGAGCGGGATGCGCGCGCCCATGGGCATCAAGATTCGCGGCCCGGATCTGGAGACTCTGGAGCGTGTCGGGCTGGATCTTGAGCGCATCCTTCAGACAGTTCCCGGGGTGGAACCCGCCACCGTGCTGGCTGACCGGATGGTGGGGAAGCCGTATCTGGAGATCAATGTGGATCGCGAGGCCATCGCGAGGCACGGGATTCTCGTACGGGATGTCCAGGATGTGATCGAGGTCGCGGTCGGGGGACGACGCGCAACCACGATGATCGAGGGGCGCGAACGCTATGCGGTTCGGATCCGTTACCTGCGCGAACTTCGGGACACGATCGAATCGCTGGGACGCATCCTTGTGCCGACACCGTCCGGGGCGCACATTCCGCTGGAGGAGCTCTCGGACATGGTCTATGTGCGCGGGCCACAGGTGATCAAGAGCGAAGAGACTTTTCTGGTGGCCTATGTGACCTTTGACAAGAAGGCGGGTCTTGCGGAGATCGATGTGGTCGAGGAAGCGCGGACGCGTCTTGCGGTGGCGGTGGAATCGGGAGAACTCATCGTTCCGGCGGGCGTGAGCTGGACCTTCGCCGGGAACTATGAGAACCAGATCCGGTCGGAGAAGAAGCTCCGGGTAATCCTGCCGATTGCACTCGGGATCATCTTCCTGTTGCTCCATTTCCAGTTCCGCTCCATGGCGACGACAGCCCTGGTGTTCTCCGGAGTCCTGGTGGCGTGGTCCGGGGGCTTTCTGATGATCTGGCTCTACGGGCGGCCGGAGTTTCTGGACTTCTCCGTCTTCGGAGTCTCCATGCGCGATCTCTTCCAGATCCACCCGATCAACCTGAGCGTCGCGGTGTGGGTGGGATTCCTGGCGCTGTTCGGGATCGCGACCGACGACGGCGTCATCATGTCCACCTACCTGACGAGCGAGTTCCGGAGGGAACCGCCGAAGACGCCCGAAGAGGTCCGTGACGCCACCGTGCGGGCCGGGTTGCGCCGCATTCGGCCCTGCCTCATGACGGCGGCGACGACCATTCTCGCACTGCTCCCGGTTCTGACTTCGACGGGACGCGGCGCGGATGTCATGATCCCGATGGCGATCCCCTCGTTCGGAGGGATGACGGTTCAGCTGATCACGCTTCTGATCGTGCCGACGGTGTGGTGCTGGATGCACGAGCGAAAGCTGCGGCGTTCGTTCCCGGCGCCGGAAGGAGAGGTCGAGTGA
- a CDS encoding BtpA/SgcQ family protein, whose product MRALFGLDRPLFAMLHVPPCPGVPGFPGVEEAVEAMTRDLDACLAGGMDGVVLENMHDFPCVREAEMGPEVAAYMTRLAVAARARTDELSEGARRPPIGIQVLFAANRTALAVAQAAGLDFIRAEAWTHAHISDKGWIDAQGGRVVRYQHAIGASGIRVFVDVKKKHASHALTADLAPGEVAALQELHRADGVIVTGSVTGDAPDASELREIRGQTKLPVLLGSGIDASNLAEFFPLADGFIVGTSLKEGGEWDAPVDKRRVRELAEEARRLR is encoded by the coding sequence GTGAGAGCGCTCTTCGGATTGGACCGACCCCTGTTTGCCATGCTCCATGTTCCGCCGTGCCCGGGCGTTCCCGGGTTCCCGGGGGTGGAGGAAGCCGTGGAGGCGATGACGCGTGATCTGGATGCGTGTCTCGCCGGAGGGATGGATGGGGTCGTGCTTGAGAACATGCACGACTTCCCCTGCGTGCGCGAGGCGGAGATGGGGCCGGAGGTGGCGGCGTACATGACCCGCCTGGCCGTGGCGGCGCGAGCGCGGACGGATGAACTGTCCGAAGGCGCCCGCCGCCCGCCGATCGGGATTCAGGTGCTCTTCGCGGCAAACCGCACGGCTCTGGCGGTGGCGCAGGCGGCGGGACTGGACTTCATCCGTGCGGAGGCGTGGACGCATGCGCACATCAGCGACAAGGGATGGATCGATGCGCAGGGAGGGCGCGTCGTGCGTTACCAACACGCGATCGGCGCGAGCGGCATCCGTGTTTTTGTGGATGTGAAGAAGAAACACGCCAGCCACGCGCTGACCGCGGACCTGGCTCCGGGGGAGGTGGCCGCACTTCAGGAACTGCACCGTGCGGACGGCGTGATCGTGACCGGATCGGTCACGGGGGATGCGCCGGACGCCTCGGAACTCCGGGAGATTCGCGGTCAGACGAAGCTCCCGGTTCTTCTGGGAAGCGGGATCGACGCGTCCAACCTGGCGGAGTTCTTCCCCCTTGCGGACGGGTTCATCGTGGGGACGAGCCTGAAGGAAGGCGGGGAGTGGGATGCGCCGGTGGACAAGCGGCGCGTTCGGGAACTGGCGGAAGAGGCCCGGCGGTTGCGCTAG